In one window of Nesterenkonia sandarakina DNA:
- a CDS encoding DUF418 domain-containing protein — translation MERLHAVDALRALALLGILSVNVWYFAFPENLTGGGRSAGMSQDVGGDAGLAGADQWVAFAATAIFEGKSYVIFSFLFGLSFVLQSGSAHRAGVSEVSRSQRRFLGLAVLGVLHGIFLFVGDILLAYAVLGFALLGLRGISTRAALLLAGGLWAVVALAILGIGALTAVMESSGMIDGAMMESATGASSGLIVSAEEARAGYTGSLGSYLAFQLGAYALVAPSILLVQGPVALAAFLLGLVVGRARMLERIIAGEIPTARLLALMLPALAVGGALSLSAAWMLWGADSGGLGAETLSSGLIFLAGPVQATGYVIAALLILRHPGLGWLVRLLAPAGRMSLSNYLGQSLVLALIFSALGTPLGLGLAGELSASQVGAVVVLLWLSQLGLSRLWLHFFTRGPLEAPLRAWTYSSRMFPVKPNSPSRPQDHPSA, via the coding sequence ATGGAGAGACTTCACGCCGTCGACGCGCTGCGCGCCCTGGCCCTGCTGGGAATCCTGTCCGTCAACGTCTGGTACTTCGCGTTCCCGGAGAACCTCACCGGCGGCGGTCGCTCGGCCGGGATGAGCCAGGACGTCGGCGGGGACGCCGGGCTCGCCGGTGCGGATCAATGGGTGGCCTTTGCGGCCACGGCGATCTTCGAGGGCAAGTCCTATGTGATCTTCTCCTTCCTCTTCGGGCTCTCCTTCGTGCTGCAATCCGGCTCCGCGCACCGCGCCGGGGTCAGTGAGGTCTCACGATCCCAGCGTCGCTTCCTGGGACTGGCGGTCCTCGGTGTGCTGCACGGGATCTTCCTCTTCGTCGGGGACATCCTGCTCGCCTACGCGGTGCTGGGCTTCGCGCTGCTGGGGCTGCGTGGGATCAGCACCCGCGCCGCGCTGCTGCTGGCCGGCGGGCTCTGGGCCGTGGTGGCTCTGGCGATCCTCGGCATCGGCGCGCTGACCGCGGTGATGGAGTCCTCCGGGATGATCGACGGGGCCATGATGGAGAGCGCCACGGGGGCGAGCTCCGGGCTGATCGTGTCCGCTGAGGAGGCCCGCGCGGGCTATACCGGGAGTCTGGGCAGCTACCTGGCCTTCCAGCTGGGCGCCTACGCCCTCGTCGCGCCCTCGATCCTGCTGGTGCAGGGCCCGGTCGCGCTCGCCGCCTTCCTGCTCGGGCTGGTGGTCGGGCGCGCTCGGATGCTGGAGCGCATCATCGCCGGGGAGATTCCGACGGCGCGGCTGCTCGCGCTCATGCTTCCCGCCCTGGCGGTGGGCGGCGCGCTCAGCCTGAGCGCCGCGTGGATGCTCTGGGGCGCCGACTCCGGCGGGCTCGGAGCGGAGACGCTCAGCTCGGGACTGATCTTCCTGGCCGGCCCGGTGCAGGCCACAGGCTATGTGATCGCAGCGCTGCTGATCCTGCGTCATCCGGGGCTCGGATGGCTGGTGCGGCTGCTGGCGCCGGCCGGCCGGATGTCGTTGAGCAACTACCTGGGACAGTCCCTGGTGCTCGCGTTGATCTTCTCCGCGCTCGGCACCCCGCTGGGTCTGGGACTGGCGGGAGAGCTCAGCGCCAGCCAGGTGGGCGCCGTCGTCGTCCTGCTGTGGCTGAGCCAGCTGGGGCTCTCACGACTGTGGCTGCACTTCTTCACCCGTGGCCCCCTGGAGGCGCCGCTGCGCGCCTGGACCTACTCCAGCAGGATGTTTCCCGTGAAACCGAACTCTCCGAGCCGCCCGCAGGATCATCCTTCAGCGTGA
- a CDS encoding ABC transporter permease: MNPHTSRAPGSAGPGGITTAPPAALGRAELSFPRALRAEWLKLTSLRLNWWLSLVALSMMLLTLLGTVLSTRAQLSDTAQQNSALQNSAAPLDGFTLFENVFSSFTLVTLLMGALAAVAITSEHSTGSIRSSLAAVPNRSMFFTAKLLAVCGFIAGLTAVLVALSFLVLLPLAGFYDVMPELLDPGLWWLVFSSWAAVIITASLGFGLGALLRSTAGAVITYCLLLFSGPIVLGLLLGISDGAQWVIELMRFEIFALQRQFIGGASMAGDLPPALAGALLLVWAGVVLIPGWLLLTRRDA; the protein is encoded by the coding sequence ATGAACCCGCACACATCCCGCGCCCCAGGCAGCGCCGGCCCCGGCGGCATCACCACCGCACCGCCGGCGGCGCTGGGCCGCGCAGAGCTGAGCTTCCCGCGGGCGCTGCGCGCGGAATGGCTGAAGCTGACCAGCCTGCGACTGAACTGGTGGCTCAGCCTCGTCGCGCTGAGCATGATGCTGCTCACGCTGCTGGGCACCGTGCTCAGCACCCGGGCGCAGCTCTCCGACACGGCACAGCAGAACTCCGCACTCCAGAACTCGGCGGCGCCGCTGGACGGGTTCACCCTCTTCGAGAACGTCTTCTCCAGCTTCACCCTGGTCACGCTGCTGATGGGGGCGCTCGCCGCGGTGGCGATCACCTCCGAGCACAGCACCGGCTCGATCCGATCCTCGCTGGCCGCCGTGCCCAATCGCAGCATGTTCTTCACCGCCAAGCTGCTGGCGGTCTGCGGGTTCATCGCGGGGCTCACCGCAGTCCTGGTGGCGCTGAGCTTCCTGGTGCTGCTGCCGCTGGCCGGGTTCTATGACGTGATGCCCGAACTGTTGGATCCGGGACTCTGGTGGCTGGTGTTCAGCAGCTGGGCCGCGGTGATCATCACCGCCTCGCTCGGGTTCGGCCTCGGGGCCCTGCTGCGCAGCACCGCCGGCGCGGTGATCACCTACTGTCTGCTGCTCTTCAGCGGGCCGATCGTGCTGGGCCTGCTGCTGGGCATCAGCGACGGCGCGCAGTGGGTCATCGAGCTGATGCGATTCGAGATCTTCGCGCTGCAGCGCCAATTCATCGGTGGCGCCTCGATGGCCGGCGACCTGCCCCCGGCGCTGGCCGGAGCGCTGCTGCTGGTGTGGGCCGGCGTCGTCCTGATCCCGGGATGGCTGCTGCTCACCCGGCGCGATGCCTGA
- a CDS encoding ABC transporter ATP-binding protein produces the protein MITASGLSKTYGSRTAVDGISFALEPGRVTGFLGPNGAGKSTTMRLAMGLDRPSAGQITINGKLFAEHRAPLREVGAVLDAGAGHPGWTGEQQLRILAATHAIPRSRVQEVIEMTGLSSVADRRTKGYSLGMSQRLGIAAAMLGDPQVLIFDEPINGLDPEGVRWVRQLVRRLAGQGRTVFLSSHLMSEMAQTADHLIVLGQGRIIADQPLGDFLDTAGETRVLVRTEDSQTLMAGLAGAEVTLTCQDAETFEVRGVDARSIGRRALELGVVVHELTPLHSSLEDSYLRLTGDYVEHRSGGLS, from the coding sequence ATGATCACAGCCAGCGGCTTGAGCAAGACCTACGGGAGCAGAACCGCGGTGGACGGCATCAGCTTCGCGCTGGAACCGGGCCGGGTCACCGGATTCCTGGGACCCAATGGGGCCGGGAAGTCCACCACCATGCGACTGGCCATGGGACTGGACCGCCCCAGTGCCGGGCAGATCACCATCAACGGCAAGCTCTTCGCTGAACACCGCGCACCCCTGCGCGAGGTCGGGGCGGTGCTCGACGCCGGGGCAGGCCACCCCGGGTGGACCGGGGAGCAGCAGCTGCGCATCCTCGCCGCCACCCACGCGATCCCCCGGTCCCGGGTCCAGGAGGTCATCGAGATGACCGGGCTGAGCTCGGTGGCCGACCGGCGGACCAAGGGCTACTCCCTGGGGATGAGTCAGCGCCTGGGCATCGCCGCGGCGATGCTGGGCGACCCTCAGGTGCTGATCTTCGATGAACCCATCAACGGGCTGGACCCGGAAGGGGTGCGCTGGGTCCGCCAACTGGTCCGCCGGCTCGCCGGCCAGGGCCGCACCGTGTTCCTCTCCTCGCACCTGATGTCGGAGATGGCACAGACCGCTGACCACCTCATCGTGCTCGGGCAGGGTCGGATCATCGCCGATCAGCCGCTGGGAGACTTCCTCGACACGGCCGGGGAAACCCGGGTGCTGGTCCGCACCGAAGACTCCCAGACGCTGATGGCCGGCCTGGCCGGAGCGGAGGTCACTTTGACCTGTCAGGACGCCGAGACCTTCGAGGTGCGCGGGGTCGATGCCCGCAGCATCGGACGCCGCGCCCTGGAGCTGGGCGTGGTGGTCCATGAACTGACCCCGCTGCACTCCTCGCTGGAGGACTCCTACCTCAGGCTCACCGGGGACTACGTCGAACATCGCTCCGGAGGACTCTCATGA